In Pedobacter heparinus DSM 2366, the following are encoded in one genomic region:
- a CDS encoding MFS transporter: MDDHTVITEKPDLYAALRLKEFRYYMGMRFFFTFGYQMQAVIIGFHIYHLTKDPLALGLVGLCEAIPSIGIALYGGYVADKSEKRGLLMKIFITVFLCSFVMMLVTIPQMHAYVPANYVVPVMYLMIFGIGIARGFYSPAAFSVMGQVVPKALYPNSSTWNSSAYMTASILGPAVGGLIYAFFGVTVTYAVIIAFILVALCFIFLLKPIPARFIPKENIVKSLTEGVKFVFKNKMMLGAMSLDLFSVFFGGAVALLPVFANDILKVGSEGLGFMRAAASAGAVITMLAMTRFSPMNKPWRNLLIAVTGFGTSIICYGISKNFYLTLFFLFMEGAFDSVSVLIRSTIMQLLTPDEMRGRVSAVNSMFIGSSNEIGAFESGLTAKLMRTVPAVVFGGSMTIVVAGLTYLKTKNLLRLSLNEINEQRA, from the coding sequence TTGGACGATCATACAGTCATAACAGAAAAGCCCGACCTTTACGCAGCCTTACGGCTCAAAGAATTCAGATATTATATGGGTATGCGGTTCTTCTTTACGTTTGGCTATCAGATGCAGGCCGTTATCATCGGATTCCATATTTATCATTTGACAAAAGATCCGCTGGCCCTGGGCCTGGTAGGCCTTTGTGAGGCCATTCCATCTATTGGCATTGCCTTGTATGGAGGCTATGTAGCCGATAAATCTGAGAAAAGGGGCTTGCTCATGAAAATTTTCATTACCGTATTCCTTTGTTCCTTTGTAATGATGCTGGTTACCATTCCGCAAATGCACGCGTATGTGCCGGCAAATTATGTGGTGCCAGTCATGTACCTGATGATCTTTGGGATTGGCATAGCCAGGGGCTTTTACAGTCCGGCTGCTTTTTCTGTAATGGGACAGGTTGTGCCTAAGGCGCTATACCCCAATTCCAGTACATGGAACAGCTCGGCCTATATGACCGCTTCAATTCTGGGCCCTGCGGTAGGTGGGCTGATTTATGCTTTCTTTGGTGTAACTGTCACTTATGCCGTTATCATTGCCTTCATCCTTGTTGCACTCTGCTTCATTTTCCTTTTAAAACCAATCCCGGCTAGGTTCATCCCTAAAGAAAACATTGTCAAAAGTCTTACAGAAGGTGTAAAATTTGTATTTAAAAACAAAATGATGCTGGGCGCCATGAGCCTTGACCTTTTTTCTGTTTTTTTTGGCGGAGCCGTTGCGCTGCTGCCGGTTTTTGCGAACGATATTCTCAAAGTGGGGTCTGAAGGACTGGGTTTTATGCGGGCTGCTGCATCTGCGGGGGCGGTGATTACCATGCTGGCCATGACCCGCTTTTCACCTATGAACAAGCCCTGGAGAAATCTGCTTATCGCGGTAACCGGCTTTGGCACGAGCATCATTTGTTATGGCATTTCTAAAAACTTTTACCTTACCTTATTCTTTTTGTTTATGGAAGGAGCCTTTGACAGTGTGAGTGTCCTTATCCGTTCTACCATCATGCAGTTGCTTACACCCGATGAGATGCGGGGCAGGGTATCGGCAGTGAACAGCATGTTTATCGGCTCTTCTAATGAAATAGGAGCCTTTGAATCGGGTTTAACGGCCAAACTGATGCGGACTGTTCCGGCAGTGGTATTTGGAGGCAGCATGACCATAGTGGTAGCCGGACTTACTTACTTAAAAACAAAAAACCTGCTCAGGTTAAGCCTTAATGAAATTAACGAACAAAGGGCTTAA
- a CDS encoding thiamine phosphate synthase has translation MKKFIEKLHFITHDIEHLSHLEQAQIACTAGAKWIQYRCLTKNDNELPADINAIAEICDDWGATLIVTDHVHLNGMADIQGFHIEDMAADFVKLRQQLGEALTIGGSANTVEGLIRLAAEGADYAGFGPFYTTLTKPNDLPLLGIEGYRKAMGLLKEKTIDLPVLAVGGITANDIDPLMNTGIFGIAASAAINRADDMREAYLSFYDRIM, from the coding sequence ATGAAGAAGTTCATCGAGAAGCTCCATTTTATTACGCATGATATTGAACACTTAAGCCACCTGGAACAGGCGCAGATTGCCTGTACTGCAGGTGCAAAATGGATACAATACCGTTGCTTAACCAAAAATGACAATGAGCTGCCGGCTGATATCAATGCCATTGCCGAGATCTGTGACGACTGGGGAGCCACCCTGATCGTTACAGATCATGTGCACCTGAACGGCATGGCCGACATACAGGGTTTTCATATCGAAGATATGGCTGCTGATTTTGTGAAGCTCAGGCAGCAACTGGGTGAAGCCCTGACCATTGGCGGATCGGCAAATACGGTTGAGGGCCTGATCAGACTGGCCGCTGAAGGTGCCGACTATGCCGGTTTTGGCCCCTTTTATACCACGCTTACCAAACCCAACGACCTGCCCTTACTTGGTATTGAAGGCTATCGTAAAGCGATGGGCCTGCTGAAGGAAAAGACAATAGATTTACCTGTACTGGCAGTTGGGGGCATAACAGCTAACGACATTGACCCTTTGATGAATACTGGTATTTTTGGTATCGCGGCATCTGCTGCCATTAACCGGGCAGATGATATGCGGGAGGCCTATCTCTCATTTTATGACAGAATCATGTAA
- a CDS encoding TonB-dependent receptor gives MENYLKSSKLKRSIIAVFTVLMLPLLSMAQFSISGTVSEKSNQVLPGASVRLKNKGTGLTSDAHGQYRFNNLKAGNYVLIVSYIGYRSTEKAVSLNADAVVDITLAPAAFLADEVIVRATRANEKSATTYKNIGKKEIEENNFGQDLPFILNNTPGVVVTSDAGAGVGYTGIRIRGSDASRVNVTVNGIPYNDSESQGTFWVNMPDFASSVDNIQIQRGVGTSTNGAGAFGGSVNIQTASVADQAYAELNNAYGSFNTLKNTVKVGTGMIDNKWSFDGRLSRIKSDGFIDRAASDLKSYFLSGAYYGKKDLLRINVFSGQEKTYQAWNGVPEAKLRGDLVALEEHYNNNLGYLYYTDADRANLFNSNNRTYNQFTYKDQNDNYTQSHYQALYARQLNEKFSFNGALHYTDGAGYFEEYKNDQKFSKYGLPDVSVGGSPISKTNLVRRRWLDNDFYGLTYAFNYVPSSNLNITLGGAYNQYRGKHFGQIIWAQYASTAANDYHYYDGKGNKDDFNTYAKVNYSPVSQLSLFADLQYRNVNYDITGLDKNRNTLDFHNKYNFFNPKVGATYFINQQSNVYASFSVGNKEPNRDDFSNLKAGLPVPKSEHLNNVEAGYRITDKDFNVGINVYGMFYKDQLIFTGEVNDGGDPYRQNVDKSSRMGLEIDGSYSISPKFIINANAALSRNKIKNYIDYVSVYDANFDLINVQATSYANPDISFSPNTVLFGELVYKPLSGFAMALQSKYVSKQYMDNTQNESRKLDAYWVNNARLGYDFNLKGIKNINIGLLINNILDKKYESNGYTYSSIYPWGMLTENFYFPQAGTNFLLSLNLKF, from the coding sequence ATGGAAAATTATTTAAAATCAAGCAAATTGAAAAGATCAATTATCGCAGTGTTCACTGTGCTGATGCTGCCATTGCTATCAATGGCACAGTTCAGCATTTCGGGAACTGTATCCGAAAAATCAAACCAGGTACTACCGGGCGCTTCTGTAAGGCTCAAAAACAAAGGGACAGGCCTTACTTCCGATGCCCATGGGCAGTACCGTTTTAACAACCTGAAAGCAGGGAATTATGTGCTTATTGTAAGTTATATTGGTTACCGGAGTACAGAAAAGGCAGTCAGTTTAAATGCAGATGCAGTAGTAGACATAACATTGGCCCCCGCTGCCTTCCTTGCGGATGAAGTAATTGTAAGGGCCACGCGGGCCAATGAAAAATCGGCCACCACCTATAAAAACATCGGTAAAAAAGAAATTGAAGAAAACAACTTTGGCCAGGACCTGCCTTTTATACTGAACAATACACCGGGTGTAGTGGTCACTTCGGATGCAGGTGCAGGTGTGGGCTATACCGGCATCAGGATAAGGGGCAGCGATGCCAGCAGGGTAAATGTGACCGTAAATGGTATTCCCTATAACGACAGCGAAAGTCAGGGTACCTTTTGGGTAAACATGCCAGATTTTGCTTCTTCGGTAGACAATATACAGATCCAGCGCGGAGTGGGTACCTCTACCAATGGGGCCGGTGCTTTTGGTGGCAGTGTAAATATACAAACGGCATCTGTTGCCGATCAGGCTTATGCCGAACTGAACAACGCTTATGGCTCATTTAATACTTTAAAAAATACCGTTAAGGTTGGAACAGGGATGATCGACAACAAATGGAGCTTTGACGGGCGTTTATCCAGGATAAAATCGGATGGTTTTATAGACCGGGCGGCTTCCGACCTGAAATCATACTTTTTGTCGGGCGCCTATTACGGTAAAAAAGACCTGTTGCGCATCAATGTATTTTCGGGACAGGAAAAAACCTACCAGGCCTGGAACGGTGTTCCCGAAGCAAAATTAAGGGGAGACCTGGTAGCCCTGGAAGAGCACTACAACAACAACCTGGGTTATCTGTATTATACAGATGCCGATCGTGCAAACCTGTTCAATTCCAACAACAGAACTTATAACCAGTTTACTTATAAAGACCAGAACGACAATTATACCCAAAGCCATTACCAGGCTTTATATGCCAGGCAGTTGAACGAAAAATTTTCGTTTAACGGGGCCCTGCACTATACCGATGGCGCCGGTTATTTTGAAGAATATAAGAACGACCAGAAGTTTAGCAAGTATGGTTTGCCGGATGTAAGTGTTGGTGGTAGCCCCATCAGCAAAACCAACCTGGTTCGTCGCCGCTGGCTGGACAATGACTTTTACGGCCTTACCTACGCGTTCAATTACGTCCCCTCGTCCAACTTAAACATTACCTTAGGTGGTGCGTATAATCAATACCGAGGTAAACACTTTGGCCAGATCATCTGGGCCCAATATGCTTCAACTGCTGCAAATGATTATCATTACTATGATGGAAAAGGAAATAAAGATGATTTTAACACCTATGCTAAGGTGAATTATTCTCCTGTAAGCCAGCTCAGCTTATTTGCTGATCTTCAGTATAGAAATGTAAATTACGACATTACCGGCCTTGATAAAAATCGCAACACCCTTGATTTCCATAATAAATACAATTTTTTCAATCCTAAAGTTGGTGCCACTTATTTTATAAATCAACAAAGTAACGTTTACGCATCCTTTAGTGTGGGGAACAAAGAACCAAACCGCGACGACTTCAGCAATCTTAAGGCAGGGCTGCCCGTTCCAAAATCAGAACATTTAAATAATGTTGAAGCAGGCTACCGCATTACAGACAAAGACTTTAATGTGGGCATCAATGTTTATGGAATGTTCTATAAAGACCAGCTTATTTTCACTGGAGAGGTGAATGATGGAGGAGACCCTTACCGACAGAATGTAGATAAAAGTTCCCGCATGGGACTTGAAATAGATGGATCCTATAGCATTAGTCCAAAGTTTATCATCAATGCCAATGCGGCCTTAAGCCGGAACAAGATCAAAAATTACATAGATTACGTTTCAGTATATGATGCCAATTTTGACCTGATCAATGTACAGGCTACCAGCTATGCCAATCCTGATATTTCCTTCTCACCCAACACCGTATTGTTCGGAGAGCTGGTTTACAAGCCGCTTAGTGGCTTTGCAATGGCCCTGCAAAGCAAATATGTAAGCAAACAGTACATGGACAATACACAGAATGAAAGCCGTAAACTGGATGCCTACTGGGTAAACAATGCCAGGCTGGGCTATGATTTTAATTTAAAGGGGATAAAAAATATCAATATCGGCTTGCTGATCAACAATATCCTGGATAAAAAATATGAGAGCAATGGCTATACCTATAGCTCCATTTATCCATGGGGCATGCTAACAGAAAACTTTTATTTCCCTCAGGCCGGAACAAATTTCTTACTTTCGCTGAACCTGAAATTTTAA
- a CDS encoding AAA family ATPase — protein sequence MNRNIKKIAIVGPESTGKSTITAQLARHYETLWVPEYARYYCAALTEPCNLQDETNMFHGQVALEESILSIAEKDFIFCDTTFLTVKIWSDEVFGETPQVVLDALPCYHYDLYLLMDIDLPWQEDPLRDFPHKREHFMQVWHKELKALNAAYIVIGGQENRLDNAIAAVESLLLIK from the coding sequence GTGAACAGGAACATTAAAAAAATTGCCATTGTAGGCCCGGAAAGCACGGGTAAATCGACCATTACTGCACAGCTGGCCAGGCATTACGAAACACTTTGGGTGCCCGAATATGCGCGGTATTATTGTGCAGCCCTAACCGAACCCTGTAACTTACAGGATGAGACCAATATGTTTCACGGACAGGTAGCCCTGGAAGAATCGATATTGTCTATTGCCGAAAAAGACTTCATTTTTTGTGATACTACCTTTCTGACGGTAAAAATATGGAGCGATGAGGTTTTTGGCGAAACGCCTCAGGTAGTGCTGGATGCCCTGCCCTGCTATCATTATGACCTTTATTTACTGATGGACATCGACCTGCCCTGGCAGGAAGATCCGCTGCGCGATTTCCCTCATAAACGCGAGCATTTTATGCAGGTATGGCATAAGGAACTGAAAGCTTTAAATGCAGCTTACATAGTGATAGGCGGTCAGGAAAACCGGCTGGACAATGCCATTGCTGCTGTAGAAAGTTTGCTATTGATAAAATAA
- the pnuC gene encoding nicotinamide riboside transporter PnuC, whose translation MIELLKDSFTQFFIQTGALEWFGVFTGILCVWLAAKNNIYSWPIAIVSVIIYIFIFFESKLYADMGLQFYFFFMNVYGWYYWSKNRNNPAASRPIAHITQKEMLLSAIGVVVFTFLLGQLLHKNTDASFPFIDSFCTACSLVAQVFLARKVIQNWLIWIFADIIYVGMYVSKDLYATAVMYALYVYIAIVGYLDWRKIYREQEH comes from the coding sequence ATGATTGAATTACTGAAGGACAGCTTTACTCAATTTTTTATTCAAACCGGGGCCTTGGAGTGGTTTGGTGTGTTTACCGGTATACTTTGTGTATGGCTGGCGGCCAAGAACAACATTTACAGCTGGCCTATTGCAATTGTAAGTGTAATCATCTATATCTTTATTTTCTTTGAATCGAAATTGTATGCCGATATGGGCCTGCAGTTTTATTTCTTTTTTATGAATGTATACGGCTGGTATTACTGGAGCAAAAACAGGAACAACCCGGCTGCCTCCAGACCGATAGCGCACATTACCCAAAAAGAAATGCTGCTGTCTGCAATTGGCGTTGTCGTTTTCACCTTCCTGCTGGGGCAGCTGCTGCATAAAAATACAGATGCTTCTTTCCCTTTTATTGATAGTTTTTGTACCGCCTGCAGTCTGGTTGCCCAGGTATTTCTTGCCCGTAAGGTGATACAGAACTGGCTGATCTGGATTTTTGCAGACATCATTTATGTAGGGATGTACGTGTCGAAAGACCTGTATGCTACAGCTGTGATGTATGCATTATATGTTTATATTGCAATTGTTGGTTATTTGGACTGGAGGAAGATTTACCGTGAACAGGAACATTAA
- a CDS encoding carboxypeptidase regulatory-like domain-containing protein: protein MKKISFLVAAGLLLTFFAFTLIKATGIQGKVSPPDGAVQVLAVTGTDTLKAEIRNGSFMFSGIKPATYTLWIKAKAPYKDTSVENVAVIDSAVTDVGEIKLQQ from the coding sequence ATGAAAAAGATAAGCTTCTTAGTGGCAGCGGGCTTGCTGCTCACGTTTTTTGCCTTCACATTGATTAAAGCGACTGGCATACAGGGTAAGGTCAGTCCGCCTGATGGAGCTGTACAGGTGCTTGCCGTGACAGGAACAGATACCCTTAAAGCAGAAATCAGGAATGGTAGTTTTATGTTCAGCGGAATAAAACCGGCCACCTATACCTTATGGATAAAGGCCAAAGCGCCCTATAAAGATACATCAGTAGAGAACGTGGCCGTTATAGACAGCGCCGTAACAGATGTTGGCGAGATTAAGCTTCAGCAATAA
- the carB gene encoding carbamoyl-phosphate synthase large subunit yields the protein MPKDTSIRSVLIIGSGPIIIGQACEFDYSGSQAALSLKEEGIEVSIINSNPATIMTDKVIGDHVYLWPLTVDSIEQILQERKIDAVLPTMGGQTALNLCIEASERGIWEKYGVKVIGVDVAAIEKTENREAFRQLMVDIGVGVATSKIANSFLEGKEAAQEIGYPLVIRPSYTLGGYGGGFVHKKEEFDQALKRGLEASPTHEVLVEQAVLGWKEYELELLRDSNDNVIIICSIENFDPMGIHTGDSITVAPAMTLSDRCYQDMRNQAIRMMRAIGNFAGGCNVQFSVNPDNDEIIAIEINPRVSRSSALASKATGYPIAKIAAKLAIGYNLDELENQITKTTSAYFEPTLDYVIVKVPRWNFDKFKGANMELGLQMKSVGEVMAIGRTFIEALQKACQSLEISRAGLGADGKHKRNIDEIMYGLEHASWNRLFLIKDAMSMGVPLESIRKVTRIDKWFLSQIQELVQLETELKRYSLNNIPKDFFFTLKQKGFSDIQIAYLLGNVTEDEVYERRKSLGIKRVYKMVDTCAAEFAAKTPYYYSTFEEENESLPSDKKKVIVLGSGPNRIGQGIEFDYSCVHGLLAAKETGFEAIMINCNPETVSTDFNMADKLYFEPVFWEHVREIIELENPVGVIVQLGGQTALKMAEKLHENGIKIIGTSYNDMDVAEDRGRFSDLLKELDIPYPKYGVAENAEEAIVVANEVGYPVLVRPSYVLGGQGMSIVINDEDLEKAVVKLLGDLPGNRVLIDHFLDRAEETESDSISDGEDVHIVGLMEHIEPAGIHSGDSSAVLPPFSLSEKVMNDMETYSKKIARALNVIGLLNIQFAVKDEKVYVIEANPRASRTVPFIAKAYDVPYINIAAKVMLGVNKLKDFTIERKLKGYAIKEPVFSFNKFPEVTKELGPEMKSTGEAIRFIKDTEDPYFRKLIKDKSMYLSK from the coding sequence ATGCCTAAAGACACCTCCATACGCTCAGTACTAATTATCGGATCGGGCCCTATCATCATTGGCCAAGCCTGCGAATTTGACTATTCGGGATCTCAAGCCGCCTTATCTTTAAAAGAAGAGGGAATTGAAGTTTCGATCATCAATTCAAATCCTGCAACCATCATGACCGACAAAGTGATTGGGGACCATGTTTACCTCTGGCCGCTAACGGTAGATTCTATTGAGCAGATTTTGCAGGAACGCAAAATTGATGCTGTACTGCCTACTATGGGTGGACAAACAGCGTTGAATCTTTGTATTGAAGCATCTGAACGGGGCATTTGGGAAAAATACGGTGTTAAAGTGATCGGTGTGGATGTTGCAGCAATCGAGAAAACTGAAAACCGGGAAGCTTTCCGCCAGTTAATGGTTGATATAGGTGTAGGGGTAGCTACTTCAAAAATTGCCAACTCTTTCCTGGAAGGTAAAGAAGCAGCCCAGGAAATTGGTTATCCATTGGTTATCCGCCCTTCTTATACATTGGGTGGTTATGGAGGTGGTTTCGTACACAAAAAAGAAGAATTTGACCAGGCTTTAAAACGCGGGCTTGAGGCTTCTCCTACCCATGAGGTACTGGTAGAGCAAGCCGTTTTAGGCTGGAAAGAATATGAACTGGAGTTGTTAAGGGACAGTAATGACAATGTGATCATTATCTGTTCTATTGAAAACTTCGATCCAATGGGTATCCATACAGGAGATTCCATCACCGTAGCACCGGCAATGACCTTGTCCGACCGTTGCTACCAGGATATGCGTAACCAGGCTATCCGCATGATGCGCGCCATCGGAAACTTCGCCGGAGGCTGTAATGTACAGTTCTCGGTAAATCCCGACAACGATGAGATCATTGCCATCGAGATCAACCCAAGGGTATCCCGCTCGTCGGCCCTGGCCAGTAAAGCAACAGGATATCCTATTGCCAAAATTGCGGCTAAACTGGCTATCGGGTATAACCTGGACGAACTGGAAAACCAGATTACAAAAACAACCTCGGCCTACTTTGAGCCTACTTTAGACTATGTAATCGTAAAAGTACCCCGCTGGAACTTTGATAAATTTAAAGGCGCCAATATGGAGCTGGGCCTGCAGATGAAATCGGTAGGTGAGGTGATGGCTATCGGCCGTACTTTTATCGAAGCCCTCCAAAAAGCTTGTCAGAGCTTAGAGATCAGCCGCGCAGGTCTGGGTGCAGATGGTAAGCACAAAAGAAACATCGACGAAATCATGTATGGCCTGGAGCATGCCAGCTGGAACAGGTTGTTCCTGATCAAGGATGCCATGAGTATGGGTGTGCCACTTGAGTCGATCCGTAAAGTTACCCGTATCGACAAATGGTTCCTGTCACAAATACAGGAATTGGTGCAGCTGGAAACAGAGCTGAAACGTTATTCACTAAATAATATTCCTAAAGACTTCTTCTTTACCCTAAAGCAGAAAGGTTTTTCTGATATCCAGATTGCCTATCTGCTGGGCAATGTAACCGAAGATGAAGTATACGAGCGCAGAAAGTCGTTGGGCATCAAACGCGTTTACAAAATGGTGGATACCTGTGCTGCCGAGTTTGCTGCAAAAACACCTTACTATTACTCAACTTTTGAGGAAGAGAACGAATCTTTGCCATCTGATAAAAAGAAAGTGATTGTACTTGGCTCTGGTCCTAACCGTATCGGGCAGGGTATAGAGTTCGACTATTCTTGTGTGCATGGTCTGCTTGCCGCCAAAGAAACCGGTTTCGAAGCCATCATGATCAACTGTAACCCAGAGACGGTATCTACCGACTTTAACATGGCCGATAAACTATACTTTGAACCGGTATTCTGGGAGCATGTACGAGAAATTATAGAACTGGAAAACCCTGTAGGTGTAATTGTACAGCTAGGCGGACAAACGGCCTTAAAGATGGCCGAGAAGCTGCACGAGAATGGCATTAAGATTATCGGCACTTCTTATAACGACATGGATGTGGCCGAAGACAGGGGCCGTTTCTCAGACCTTTTAAAGGAACTTGATATTCCCTATCCAAAATATGGTGTTGCAGAAAATGCCGAAGAAGCAATAGTTGTAGCAAATGAAGTGGGTTATCCGGTATTGGTCAGACCAAGCTATGTATTGGGCGGACAGGGAATGAGCATCGTGATCAACGATGAAGACCTGGAAAAAGCGGTCGTGAAATTATTGGGAGACCTTCCCGGTAACCGTGTATTGATCGATCATTTCCTGGATAGGGCAGAAGAAACAGAGTCTGATTCGATCAGTGATGGGGAAGATGTACATATCGTTGGATTGATGGAACATATTGAGCCAGCTGGTATCCACTCCGGAGATTCCAGTGCGGTATTGCCTCCGTTCAGCTTATCTGAAAAGGTAATGAACGACATGGAAACTTACTCTAAAAAGATTGCAAGAGCACTGAATGTCATCGGCCTGTTGAACATCCAGTTTGCAGTTAAAGATGAAAAAGTATATGTGATTGAGGCCAATCCAAGGGCTTCCAGGACGGTTCCTTTCATTGCTAAAGCTTATGATGTGCCTTACATCAATATTGCCGCCAAGGTGATGCTGGGTGTAAATAAACTGAAAGACTTTACCATCGAGCGCAAACTGAAAGGTTATGCCATTAAAGAACCGGTATTCTCCTTCAACAAATTCCCTGAGGTAACTAAAGAATTAGGCCCGGAAATGAAATCGACCGGCGAGGCCATCAGGTTCATTAAAGACACCGAAGATCCTTACTTCAGAAAATTGATTAAAGATAAATCGATGTATTTGTCCAAGTAA
- the radA gene encoding DNA repair protein RadA: protein MAKTKSAYFCQSCGYESAKWLGKCPSCNEWNTFVEEVIEKAAAKVPAWKTSTGTQRVSKPNKVDNIQSITEERILTGDTELDRVLGGGLVAGSVILIGGEPGIGKSTLMLQLALNISGKKILYVSGEESEQQIKMRAERITVQPMADCYILTETSTQNIFKQIEELEPDIVVVDSIQTLHSAHIESTPGSVSQVRECTAELLRFAKETDTPVFLIGHITKDGTIAGPKILEHMVDTVLQFEGDRHHVYRILRSIKNRFGAAAELGIYAMHSSGLRQVSNPSEILLSQRDEELSGIAISATLEGARPMLIETQALVSAAAYGTPQRSSNGFDTKRMNMLLAVLEKRCGFRLSTRDVFLNIAGGIKVEDPAIDLAILVAIISSHEDIFISSKICFAAEVGLSGEIRAVNRIEQRISEAEKLGFERIFISNYNRKGLVVERYKIELIAVSKIEDVFSQLFG from the coding sequence TTGGCTAAAACAAAATCAGCATATTTTTGCCAGAGCTGCGGATACGAATCAGCAAAATGGCTGGGCAAATGTCCGTCCTGCAATGAGTGGAATACTTTTGTGGAAGAGGTTATTGAAAAAGCAGCTGCTAAAGTGCCCGCCTGGAAAACAAGTACCGGTACCCAGCGCGTTAGTAAGCCCAACAAGGTAGACAATATCCAGTCTATAACCGAAGAACGCATTTTGACCGGCGATACAGAGCTTGACCGGGTTTTGGGCGGGGGCCTTGTTGCTGGTTCTGTTATTTTGATCGGCGGTGAGCCTGGCATTGGCAAATCCACTTTAATGCTGCAGCTGGCCTTAAACATTTCGGGCAAAAAGATTTTGTATGTATCCGGAGAGGAAAGTGAACAGCAGATTAAAATGCGGGCAGAGCGGATCACTGTACAGCCCATGGCAGATTGCTACATCCTGACAGAAACTTCCACACAAAATATATTTAAACAGATAGAAGAGCTTGAGCCCGATATTGTGGTTGTCGATTCGATACAGACCCTGCATTCGGCACACATAGAATCTACCCCGGGCAGCGTGTCGCAGGTAAGGGAGTGTACGGCCGAGTTGCTGCGTTTTGCAAAGGAGACGGATACCCCGGTATTTCTAATAGGCCACATTACCAAGGACGGAACGATTGCTGGGCCCAAAATACTGGAACATATGGTGGATACCGTTTTACAATTTGAGGGCGACAGGCACCATGTATACCGGATATTGCGGTCGATAAAAAACAGGTTTGGTGCTGCAGCCGAGCTTGGGATCTATGCCATGCACAGCAGCGGATTGAGGCAGGTTTCCAACCCATCAGAAATACTGCTTTCCCAGCGGGATGAAGAGCTGAGCGGAATTGCCATATCGGCCACTTTAGAGGGCGCCAGACCAATGTTGATTGAAACACAGGCCCTGGTGAGTGCGGCAGCCTATGGAACCCCCCAGCGGTCCTCAAATGGCTTCGATACCAAAAGGATGAACATGCTGCTTGCCGTGCTGGAAAAAAGATGCGGGTTCAGATTGAGCACAAGAGACGTATTTTTAAATATTGCCGGCGGAATAAAGGTAGAGGACCCGGCTATTGACCTGGCCATCCTGGTGGCCATTATCTCTTCTCATGAGGATATATTTATTTCTTCAAAAATATGCTTTGCTGCTGAAGTTGGCCTTTCTGGCGAGATCAGGGCGGTAAACCGAATTGAACAACGCATTTCTGAAGCAGAAAAGCTTGGTTTTGAACGGATCTTTATTTCTAATTACAACAGGAAAGGGCTGGTAGTTGAACGTTATAAGATTGAGTTGATTGCAGTGAGCAAAATAGAAGATGTTTTCTCCCAGTTATTTGGATAA